The genomic DNA TTCATATTTTATTGTTTTTATCAAAGTTGTTTCGCAAATATACAAACATATTTTAGTTACGAGCCTTTCGTAATTACTTTTTTTCTATTATCTTTTTTACTTCTTCCCTCATTTCCCGGATTGCCGTACTTTCCACCTTCGGTTCTTTGGTCAGCACAGCTCCGGCGGCAGCCCGCAATTTATCCACCTGGTAGAACTCCGGCTCTGCATATAGCTTGGCTAACAAATAATATGGATACAATCTCTCCGGCAGTATCCCGATAGCCTGAAGCAATTCTTCTTCCGCCTCCCGGTAATCTCCGAGCATCTGCCGGTTTTTGGCGATCATGTACCGGATCATCGGGTCTCCGCTCAGCCGCTTCGCCCGTTCCAGCACCCGTATCGCTTCGGCGTGTTGTCCCGTCTTGCTGAGGCATTGCGCCTCTTCGAACAAGAATTCAGGTTTATGCTTTAGCTTGTCATGCAAACTGTGATAATCTTCCGCAACCGATTCATACGCCTTGTTGTTGTAGATCATCTGCATCCGTCCCCATCGTTTATATGCCTCATATTGCCCTTTCTGCAAGATGAACAGACAGACGGAGGCAAGCGACAACAGACTTATCATCGTAATATGGCACACCGGTGATACGGATAGGGCAGATGATCTTGTCCGCGTCCCATCTTCCGTCACGCATATCGCCCCCAAAAACACCAACGCCACCCAAAACGACGGCAACTGCAACGGATAGGACGACACCGCGAACACCGCTAACGCCAACACGCCACCGGCCGTTCCCTGCTGCCTGTTCCGGATTCCATAGTACGCCATGCTCCCCAGCCATGCCACGAACACGATCAACCCTCCGACCCCCTGTTCCAGCCCGATCTGCAGGTATTCGTTGAACGCATATTCGGGACATCCCGCCACCCGTTTCTCCCGGTCTGTTGCGTTCCCTGTTGCGAAATACCCGCCTTGCGCCTCCGCGTATGCCGCCGGGAATCCGCCTAACCC from Parabacteroides merdae ATCC 43184 includes the following:
- a CDS encoding O-antigen ligase family protein, with amino-acid sequence MEIKYTGMELKLHRHGIRTALASVFGAMLIATPFVGDSALANGIVTGKVFWFHLSMALMAIGTVVTAWPGGRKSIPFALPDGLLLLFAGITLATYDWQLDPEPEKLLFGGQLVVLWFLLRYFLTEAPCLKFFFLFVLMLTGLVEAVWGMQQLHGYAYSNHSLFRLTGSFFNPGPYCGYLAVVLPVCLWTALRFQKGMHYFGWVCAGAILIVLPAGMSRSAWMAAVVACGWVYWTERIGWEKTKAVCRRYKNATIPFIAIVAILVGCTIAGVYGMKQDSADGRLLMWKVTVKAIAGQPLAGTGLGGFPAAYAEAQGGYFATGNATDREKRVAGCPEYAFNEYLQIGLEQGVGGLIVFVAWLGSMAYYGIRNRQQGTAGGVLALAVFAVSSYPLQLPSFWVALVFLGAICVTEDGTRTRSSALSVSPVCHITMISLLSLASVCLFILQKGQYEAYKRWGRMQMIYNNKAYESVAEDYHSLHDKLKHKPEFLFEEAQCLSKTGQHAEAIRVLERAKRLSGDPMIRYMIAKNRQMLGDYREAEEELLQAIGILPERLYPYYLLAKLYAEPEFYQVDKLRAAAGAVLTKEPKVESTAIREMREEVKKIIEKK